Proteins from one Acomys russatus chromosome 12, mAcoRus1.1, whole genome shotgun sequence genomic window:
- the Tuba4a gene encoding LOW QUALITY PROTEIN: tubulin alpha-4A chain (The sequence of the model RefSeq protein was modified relative to this genomic sequence to represent the inferred CDS: inserted 2 bases in 2 codons; substituted 2 bases at 2 genomic stop codons): MPSDKTIGGGDDSSSXFCETGAGKHVPEAVFVDLEHTVIDELGGGGAWKIRNGPYRQLFHPEQLITGKEDAANNYTGGHYTIGKEIIDPVVDWIRKLSDQCTGIQGFLVFYRFGGGTSSGFTSLLMEWLSVRYDKKSKLDFSIYLAPQVSTDVVAPYHFFLTTHITLEHXDWTFMVDNVAVYGICRHNLDIEFPIYTNLNCLVSQIVSSITASLHFDGALNMDLTEFQTSLVPYAQIYFSLVTFAPLISAEKAYHEQLPVPKITNACFEPANQKVKYDPWYGKYMAYCMLXTGDVVVKDVNAAIAAIKTKHSIQFVDRCPTGFKIGFNYQPLTVVPGGDLNKVQHSVSMLSNPSGIVEAWAHLDHEFDLMYAKRAFVHLCGGEGIEVGEFSEAXEHMDALENDYEKVGIKSYEEEDEVEE, encoded by the exons ATGCCCAGCGATAAGACCATTGGTGGAGGGGATGATTCTTCAT CTTTCTGTGAAACTGGAGCTGGAAAGCATGTGCCTGAGGCAGTTTTTGTGGATCTGGAGCATACTGTCATTgatgagctggggggggggggggcgtggaaa ATCCGAAATGGCCCATACCGCCAGCTCTTCCACCCAGAGCAGCTTATCACTGGGAAAGAAGATGCAGCCAACAATTATACTGGTGGCCATTACACCATTGGAAAAGAGATCATCGACCCAGTAGTGGACTGGATCCGAAAGCTG TCTGATCAGTGCACAGGAATTCAGGGCTTCCTAGTATTCTACAGATTTGGAGGGGGCACCAGCTCTGGCTTCACCTCTCTGCTGATGGAGTGGCTTTCTGTCAGATACGACAAGAAGTCCAAGCTGGATTTCTCCATCTACCTAGCTCCACAAGTGTCCACAGATGTAGTAGCTCCCTATCACTTTTTCCTAACCACCCATATCACCCTGGAACACTAAGACTGGACCTTCATGGTGGACAATGTGGCTGTTTATGGCATCTGCCGCCACAACCTGGATATTGAGTTCCCTATCTATACCAACCTCAACTGCCTTGTCAGTCAAATTGTATCCTCCATTACAGCTTCTTTGCACTTTGATGGGGCTCTCAACATGGACCTGAcagagttccagactagcctggttCCCTATGCTCAAATCTACTTCTCCTTGGTCACCTTTGCACCACTCATTTCTGCAGAAAAGGCCTACCATGAACAGCTGCCAGTGCCAAAGATCACCAATGCCTGCTTTGAGCCTGCCAACCAGAAGGTGAAGTATGACCCTTGGTATGGCAAGTACATGGCCTATTGCATGC TAACAGGAGATGTGGTGGTTAAGGATGTGAACGCTGCCATCGCTGCCATCAAGACCAAGCACAGCATCCAGTTTGTGGACCGGTGTCCCACAGGCTTCAAGATTGGTTTCAACTACCAGCCACTTACTGTGGTGCCTGGAGGTGACCTGAACAAGGTACAGCATTCAGTTTCCATGCTGAGCAACCCAAGTGGCATTGTTGAAGCCTGGGCCCACCTAGACCACGAGTTTGACTTGATGTATGCCAAGAGAGCTTTTGTACACTTGTGTGGGGGTGAGGGCATAGAGGTGGGTGAGTTCTCTGAGGCTTGAGAGCACATGGATGCCCTAGAAAATGATTATGAGAAAGTAGGCATCAAGTCCtatgaggaagaggatgaagtaGAAGAATAG